From Perca flavescens isolate YP-PL-M2 chromosome 19, PFLA_1.0, whole genome shotgun sequence:
CCAGCAGCCATAATAACAGTGAAACAGGTAGGCACGGCGGCAAACCAGAAacaacagtataaaaaaatGAAGTCGCATCTTACCTTTGTAGATCATCCGACTCCGCTGTCTTTTACAAATGCAATCGATTTAAGTAACGACGCAATGGGACTAACGAATAGCCAATCAGCGATATAGGCAGTACTAACAGCGTTGTCAAGCATTGTAAAGAGGTACAAAATGCACAAATGGTACGGCTCCAGACTGGCTTATATCttactttgttttttatctTACTCCGCTCTTAAAACCCCGTCAAAACCAGTATGTTTGCATGGCTACGCATCGTCGTTCACTTAGACTTTAGATTCATGCAGAAACGTTATTCGCTTAATGACTTTATAATCAGGCAGAAAGGTAGTCTCTTAATAACTTAAGAAAAATGAAATCCCCCTGCCATACATATGCCATTGTAAATGGTTCGGTTTAATCCAACTATgattaatttgttttactttagtgTCTGTAAACTTAATTTATCTATTGTTAGGTTGCAATCTATAGCAAAAAAGCTGGTAAGAATTTCACCACTTGCACTGTATATGATTGTGTATGCCAGGAAAAAGTAGATTGAAGATGAAACATGGCACGGCGGCCATGTTGTAGATAAAGAGACGTGGCACACGGGCCATGATAGAGAGATAGATTGATCGAAAACAAAGCGAAAGGAAGGCGCGGCAGCCAACCAAAAACACAACTTtgtctaaaatgaaatgaaaatggcaCTTACCATTCGTAGATCTTTCTGAAAAGGAAAAGTTATTACACAGCTACTGATCCAAGCCTATTACATAGATATTCGGGGCTCGGCGGCCATGATAGAGAGATATAATTTATCATTAATTCCCCTGCCATACATCAGTGTCATACTGAGGTCAGCTATTCTACATAGACTATTGTGTACAGTTTATATTGACACCTTTGAACTCAATggttatatattatttatattttttgagaAATCATAACTCACTGAAAATAAATTTGATTAATTCTTTCACTAATTATCTTGCAAACCCAATTCATAATACTACATTTAGGTTGCAATATAGAGGAAGCCACAACAATGTCACTGTGTCTTTTACTAtgaatgaatgtgtatgtgaaAAACTGTATTGGCTTTAAAAGGGCATGGCACAGCAGCAGAGTTGTACTGACAGCTAAAAGTAACCAGCAGCCATAATAACAGTGATACAGGTAGGCACGGCGGCAAACCAGAAacaacagtataaaaaaatGAAGTCGCATCTTACCTTTGTAGATCCTCCGACTCCGCTGTCTGTTACAAATGCAATCGATTTAAGTAACGACGCAATGGGACTAACGAATAGCCAATCAGCGATATAGGCAGTACTAACAGCGTTGTCAAGCGTTGTAAAGAGGTACAAAATGCACAAATGGTACGGCTCCAGTCTGGCTTATGTCttactttgttttttatctTACTCCGCTCTTAAAACCCCATCAAAACCAGTATGTTTGCATGGCTACGCATCGTCGTTCACTTAGACTTTAGATTCACGCAGAAACGTTATTCGCTTAATGACTTTATAATCAGGCAGAAACGTAGTCTCTTAATAACTTAAGAAAAATGAAATCCCCCTGCCATACATATACCATTGTAAATGGTTCGGTTTAATCCAACTATgattaatttgttttactttagtgTTTGTAAACTTAATTTATCTATTGTTAGGTTGCAATCTATAGCAAAAAAGCTGGTAAGAATTTCACcatttgtactgtatatgattgTGTATGCCAGGAAAAAGTAGATTGAAGATGAAACATGGCACGGCAGCCATGTTGTAGATAAAGAGACGTGGCACACGGGccatgatagagagagagattgatcGAAAACAAAGCGAAAGGAAGGCGCGGCAGCCAACCAAAAACACAACTTTctctaaaatgaaatgaaaatggcaCTTACCATTCGTAGATCTTTCTGAAAAGGAAAAGTTATTACACAGCTACTGATCCAAGCCTATTACATAGATATTCGGGGCTCGGCGGCCATGATAGAGAGATATAATTTATCATTAATTCCCCTGCCATACATCAGTGTCATACTAATGTCAGCTATTCTACATAGACTATCATGCACAGTTTATATTGATTCATATTATCCATTTTAAACTCACTTATgtacttttaatattttttatggAAATCATAACTACTACTTAAAACTCATTTTCATTGTTATTCATAGTTTCTCTTTAATTCTTTTGTAAACCCAATTCATCTTTCTATTGTTAAGTTACATTCTGGAGGAAGTCACCCAAAAATGTCACTATATGATGTACTGTGAATATGTGACAACATTTTTTGATTTGAGCAGAACATGGCAGAGTAACCAAGTTGTTCAGACAGAAAGAAGTAACCAGTGGCTATAATAAGAGCGATATAGGTAGGCATGGTGGCCAACCAGAAATCCAACGTAGAATAAATCTTTTGTTGCATTCTGGAGAAATGGTACCAGACAACTGCAGATTGGAACAGATAAACAAGTCACTTGTGAACATGTGTCAAATACTACTGCTTTTCAGCAGCAACCTCTGAGGAGACCAGTCCACAAACAATATGTGGGTGATTGGTGCTCCTCATAGACGGacatcattttcaaacttgacaATGATTATATAGTCGCTGTAAAGGTTACAGCCAATGCTTAATTCAACATGATCGAAAGCAACGGATAGACATGTTTATTTAGAAATTGTTTTGAATTTAAACAGCAATATAGATGCATAACTGTCAGTAAATAACCATCAAGCATTTAGCCAATCCATAGTGTTTTCAACCCGCGCACAGGGGGTTGGACTGCAGAGTCTGGCCAAGGTATTCCGAATGAAAACGactgtcagccatcttgaagcttTGCTATACAGGCTCTCTGTTTTCAGCAGcaaacaattatgtgcattcaaactaccgtaCCGcaaccgggatacattggtacagatcggagaatatgcagaaaacgttattacagacggaataatCGGCACACTCCTAAAGAAGCGAAGCAGGTTTATTCTGGGATTTGAGGTCTTTCATCCATATAAGCCAAAAACaaattttctggcttttctctgccttttcacatttctactacataagtgacccaatttaaagatatagtcAGCTTTCCAGCAGTGAAATATTCCTTGAAACAGCCTGCACAAGCATCTACTCAGTAGATCCACATCCAGCCACAGCCATTACTAGCACAAACCCAATACAACTTCTTCACAGACCCAGGTGAAGTACAGGCAGCCTCAGCCAGTACTTGCACAACCAGAGTTGAACAGCCAACATCAGATACAAGCGGTCCAGGCCCTAAAAGGGACTCACTAAATGTTGTACGATTGTGcatgtgaaaataaaacctGATTTCATTTGAGATCGACTGATATTGCACAGTGACCATGACagagaaataatgaaatagttaAGTGGGCGCAGCGGCCAATAAAAATGAATAGAAGAAGGCTGTCACTTTTGGTGTGTGTAAGTCAACAGGGAAATTATGCAGATAAGTTAagatttgaattgaattattgaTGACAACTTATTCGCAGGTACTGGTAGGCATGCAGCAAGCAGACTGGAACAGATGCAGGTACTGGTACATGTGGCTTGAAACAGAGGCATGAAACAATGTAGAATAGCAACTTGGACAAACAGAGTGAAATGAAGTGAACCGGTATATATATCCAGCTGGGCTCATTAGGCAAAATGGGAAGCAGGTGGGTGGGGAAGGCAGGCTGCTGTAGGGTTAATGACGGAAATTGGAAACAGGTGAGAAGGTGGGCGGGGAAGGTCTGATAGAAATGGTTTGAGGAAGTGGGATGTGGCTAGAGGGAGGTACAGAGAAGCAGTGTCGGAAAATGTACTAATTTGCTtactctggcacatttacatgagagtgaaaaataaataaaaatacaacttCACAGGGTaatctgtttcagcaccattcAGTgcccctatgtgtgtgtgtgtgtgtatgtgttggttttGTGACAGGTGGTGAATTAAAGTATGTGAGTATTATATGCCAAAGAAGACTTGTATCCATATTTGCAAATTTACTCTGCAGCTTTCTTTTAAATACTTTCTAAATAACTCTGTGTGGTCCTCTATCTTACATATCAAGGAACACTATTCCCTATGCTATCATGACCACAGCTCTTTAAACAGTGTTTTTTAATAGTAGatcaagttaaaaaagaaagaattatACCTCTTAAACCACCATTTTTTCATGTGTTCATTTGCTACTTATCCCCtagtttttccttctttttcttcatttcagAGATATTTCATTTTAATCTGAAGACACTTGATACTTTGGGATAGCACATGTTTGAGAGAATGCTACTATTCCACATTGTCATTTTCTTTCAGTCTCTGTATTAATGAGCTCCTTATATTaaaatatcaattcatttaaaatgtgtcaccAGTGGCAAAGTAACTGATTACCAGAaagaatcacaaaaaaaataaagaaaaggtcTGGAAAATGGGTTAAAAGAGAAGCTTGTGATAGGTGGCTGATTTACTGCAGAGGGCAGAGTGGGACTGATGATTGAGTtcagtacagtatgtaaacatTGAAAACTGTCATCAATCGCAAACATCAGAGAAGCTCAATGTATTTTTACTACAAAAGGCAGAAAGAGTCAGaccatacagtatatgatgTCCCAAAACTCACCTAGCGGTTGGAGAAAAAAAGTTAGCTTGTTTAGCTTAGCGGTTCTTCAAAGAGATTCCTAAACCTGCATTCAATCAAGCCTAAATAATTCCCCAGATGATAACGGCATGGCCATGAatatttaaccctcctgttgtccttgagtcaaatttgacccttttTCTAAGTTTCTATtgcagaaatttgggtttcttttgaccaaatttcccaaaaataaCTGACGCTGGCTAAAGGCCTATATGTAACACAGATTTGGGTAATCATCCATACTTTATGCTTTACAAACAGGCAAACCAGAGGTGGACAGCAGGTAAgtatgtagatataaatgtaaatattgtccaaaaaatgcagaaattgtcagaaaaaaacatcaaaaaatgaagtcaaaagtgctaaaaaagtgCCAATAAAGTGCCAATAAAGTGCCAATAAAGTGCCAATAAAGTACTGAAAttgtcaaaatgtatttgttgtaaTATCAAAAACGAAGAACCAACCACCTGTTGCCTCCATCATCAGAAATACCATGCACAGTTAGAAAAAGTTCTGCTGTtattcagtcagtcagtcagtccggtTTCAGACAGTCAGAAGCAAGAAAACATTGAGGTGATATCCCTCTGCAAGACTGCTCGTTAACTTTTTTGCCACTCAATCTAAAACCATAATTTTTCTCAACCACCTGTTTGAGGGTTCAGACTTGGTTATAAGGTTCAGGTCAGGAGCTAGGGGATGCATTTTGTCAATGAGGGTCatcttgtgttttctgttcaCCAGTTACTTCATTGGCATTCCTGTTATAAGCTCTAAAAATCCAGTTCTCTGGGGTCACCTTTTGAGGTTGtacttttctttcttgttttaaaGTGAGAGCAGCTACGTATGTCAGAAACCTCAAACCTGCTGTTTTCTCAGCAGCAAAggaaaaaggaagaggaaggtctAGCTTGCATAATAATTTAAATGCAGTCAATGTTCTGACACTCAGCGGCAAGACAACATGGAGGTTACATCTCTCTGCATCAGACTGTATATATAGACTGTGTCCACAGAAATATACTGAGACAATCATTGTCAAATAACAACGGCAAATATGAACAGCTGTCTTGTCTCTCCAGTGATGACTGTTTTGTTGAGTTCAATTATTCTCAAAAAGCTGGTAAGTAGCAGTTTGATAGTCTAACAAATTCTAATATGTGATGTATATTTGGCTTCGTAACAAGTTACATCTTAAACTTTAAACTTCTATGCTGTAGCTTTCTAAATGTTTCTTATGTTACCTTATGAAATTAATACAGTTAATAAAGCAAAGGatacatacatttattatttcatgtttaaACATAAGTTAAAAGTTTTGTTTAAGGACttccaaatattttttttatacaattaatAATGTAATGCTTGTTCAAATTCAACTCCATTAGAGAGAACTGTGTGCACATTTAAGAAATGTTTGTGTTgtaaaaaatctgttttaaagTTGCTCTAAAATTTGCTGTTAATTTGGAAATTCAGCAACATTTACAACTTTTGTCAAAAAATATAAAGACCTATAATAtgcatgtctgtttttttgtaacaCACGTAAACTATTTTGAAATCCAAAAGATTTTGTTGGAATAAAAGATGTTAGCTTTAATAATCTCattctttgtgtctctctcttagATGAATCTTTACCTCAGGTTGTTCCAAACAGACAGCAGTACTTTGAATATGAGTCCATAGTTGTCAGCTGTGAGGGACTGGAGGGACTGACTGGATGGAGAGTGATGAGGAAGACTCAAGGAATTATTAAAACATGTTCTTCTACCTGGTCGACATCGACAGGACCCTGCAAAATTAATAATGCCTTTCCAGCGTCTGACAGTGGAGAATACTGGTGTGAAATGGCAGTAAAGAAAAGCAACACTGTCAACATCACATTCACTGGTAtgcaaatacataaaacactaaATACACAAAGTCATAACATTTTAGtctgatttattgatttatttgttatGTATTGGGACAGCTGACCTAATATACTCAATAAGATATTACTTACTGGCCATCTTTGTTCCATGCATAGGCTTTCAAACAGAGTAATTAGCATCTTTTTTCAAACATATGTTGTTTAGCTGGCTCTGTGATCCTGGAGAGTCCTGTCCTTCCTGTGATGAGGGGGAAGCTGTGAAGCAGACGTCCACCAATCTCACCACTCaattctttaaaggaacacgccgacttattgggaatttagcttattcactgtaacccccagagtaagacaagtcgatacatacccttctcatctccgtgcgtgctgtaacgctgtctgacggctccagcattagcttagcccagcacagatcctgcaggtaactggttccaactagcctactgctcccaattgtgacaaaagtgacaaaataacgccaacatgttactatttacatgttgtgatttgtagagtcacagcgtgtacaaaaaacaacgtaacatgagacacagccgtcttctaactgtaaacaaactgggaactatattctcagacaggcttgctgcgagcatatcactccgcccaagtactatattcttccgcttgAGAAGGGACCATGTCTTAAATCTTCACATAGTTATTTTACTGGTGGTGTTTGTCCTCCTTCTCTCAGCACCCTGTTTTGAAGGtaacatgtacacacattaGTAACAGCTAAATGAATGCAAAAGTGCATGTAATAATTTCAGTTTAAAATGTAACATAAGCTGAAACATACTGTAAGTTTACAATTCTGCGAGGAAAGATGTCACTGTTTTAGATTAACTTTGTCTGGAAAGCACAAGCTACCTGGTATTTGTATGAACACACTTAACTAACTGATGTCACATGCAAATTTTAACAGTAATCTTTAACGgcacattatattattatctaCCCGCCTTTTACTAAGCAGCAGTCTAAAGTCCAAGGCCACTGAGCTTTTAGAGATCCTCAGAAAGGATTTTAGTCACAGAAATTGCAAAAACCACAACACATTGCTTGAGTTAAAACAGATCGGTATCTACCTTAGGTCTGATGCATGTAGCTGGTCCGTCTCAGCCAACATTGGCAAAAGTTGGTGATGAAGTCATTTTACCGTGCCAGCTGGAACCTGCCACAAAAGCTTCAGGCATGACCGTAGAGTGGGCGAGACCTGACCTGAACCCAAGATTTGTTTACGTGTGGCGTGACGGTGTGGAACTGGAAAGTAAAACACATCCGTCATACAAAAGAACAACTAAAGTGTTCCCTGAACAGAAGCTCGGAGACGTTTCCCTGAATCTCTCCAAAGTGAAACTTTCTGATGGGGGAACATATAAATGCTTCATTCCAGGACATGGTGACTCGTTAATTCAGCTTCTTGTTGGTAGGAACACGTTTTATATTCATCCATCAAATTATCAAAgttatctgtttttgttttaattcttGCAGTACTAGTAAGATATATTTGAGTGTCTCAATGAAATGAGTCTTTATATACTGGTGGGATACTACCTTAAATAAATTGAATCTGAGCCTGAAAAAGTAAGGGAGACAAAAAAAGTGCTGCatgaaaattaatattcaaataatattccTTTTTACATGCAGCCGTAAAAACAAGGTTTTTCCACTGGTGGTGGACGTGCAAACCCAGCCTCCCTCGagtccttcaaccagcttcttgaaaaggtcggcttTGTGTCGTTTGAGCCTattcaaaaacctgttgatatccaagtctttcataatgtttaaatgtag
This genomic window contains:
- the LOC114546198 gene encoding butyrophilin subfamily 1 member A1-like, which translates into the protein MHVAGPSQPTLAKVGDEVILPCQLEPATKASGMTVEWARPDLNPRFVYVWRDGVELESKTHPSYKRTTKVFPEQKLGDVSLNLSKVKLSDGGTYKCFIPGHGDSLIQLLVGAVNSLFIVSINISSSGVILQCESEGWYPEPEVLWLDGEGNLLSAGPPETVRGPDDLYTVSSRVTVEKRHSNSFTCRVQQKNINQTRETHIQIAETNPVTQVCDGTVKRQ